The DNA segment TACACGATCTACCGCGAGCCGCTGAGCCTGGCGTGGGCGTCGAAGCTGCCCGCGGTGGGCAGGCAGGCGCTGGGCCGGCTGTCCCGGCTGGTTCCCGAGGGCGTCCGCGGCCAGGACCTGCTGCGCCGCGCGTCGATCCCGCTGGAGGAGCGGTACTACGGCAACGCCCGCAACCTCAACGCCGACGAGCTCGCCCAGCTGCTGCCCGGCCGCGACCCGGACCTGTCGCACGTGACGGTCACCGAGGCGCTGTACCGGCAGACCCGGGAGGCCGGCTACGACGACGTGACGGCGATGCAGTACGTCGACCTGTTCACCTGGTTGCGCGGCGACATCCTGGTCAAGGCCGACAAGATGACGATGGCCAACTCGCTGGAGCTGCGGGTGCCGTTCCTCGACCCCGAGGTGTTCGCCCTCGCCAGCAGCCTGCCGCTGGAGATGCGGGTCCCCCGCCGCGGCGACGCGACCAAGTTCGCGCTCCGGCAGGCCATGCGCCAGATCGTGCCGCCGAAGATCATGAACCGCCGCAAGCTCGGCTTCCCGGTGCCGACGGCGGAGTTCCTGGCCGGCCCGTTGCACGACTGGGCGCAGACGATCGTCAAGGACAGCCAGACCGACGAGTGGCTCGACCGCGACCACGTGCTCGGCCTGCTGGAGCGGCTGGCCCAGGCCGAGGTGCCCAGCAAGCGGATCGCCCGGCAGGTATGGGAGGTGCTCGTCTTCATGATCTGGCACGGCATCTTCGTCGAGGAGCGGATCCACCCCGAGGTCCCGGAGCCGGTCTACCCGGTCCGGCTGTGACCCGACGGCGGGCCGGCGGCGCGGTCGCCGGCCTGCTGGCCGTGGTGCTGCTCGCCGGCTGCTCGGGCGGCGACGAACCGAGCCCGGCGCCCACCACGGCGCCGTCCGCCGCGCCGTCGTCCGCACGGACCCCGCCGCCGATCTCACCCCGGACGACGGTCAGCTCCTCCCCCGAGAGCACCCTGTCGCCGCCCGGCGGCGTGCCCGTCCCCATCCCGTCGGACCCGCAGCCCGACCGCTGAACGCGACAGCGCCCGGTACCTCGTCGAGGTACCGGGCGCTCTACGTCACAGGCCGAAGGCCGGCCCCCTGCAGGGCCCCGCCGCGAGCTGGCGAGTGGTGGGGGGCAGGGGGTGTTTCCTCAGTGGAACGAGTCCCCGCAGGCGCAGGAGCCGCCGGCGTTCGGGTTGTCGATGGTGAAGCCCTGCTTCTCGATGGTGTCGACGAAGTCGATCGTCGCGCCGCCGAGGTAGGGGCCGCTCATCCGGTCGACGATGACCTCGACGCCACCGAACTCGTAGGTCTGGTCGCCGTCGAGGAAGCGCTCGTCGAAGAAGAGCTGGTAGCGGAGGCCCGAGCAACCGCCGGGCTGCACCGCGATCCGCAGGCGCAGGTCGTCGCGACCCTCCTGCTCCAGCAGCGTCTTCACCTTCGACGCGGCGGGGTCGCTGAGGATGACGCCCGTGGCGCCGGGGGCCTGCGTGTCCTGCACGGTCATGTTGTGGTCCTCCCACACTCGAGGGTGTCCTGCTCGGCCGCCCGCGGGAGCGCACTCCTCTGGCCGGCCATCACTGGCGCTCAACACCGCCGTGGCGGAGCTGCTTCCCACTGTACGGCGCGGGTCCGGGGGAAGGGGAGCACGCAGCCCACTCCTGGGGAGGACGCGGGCCCCGCGACCAGCGCCGGAGGGGGCCGGTGGGCACGTAGACTCCACGTCCGTGAAGCTCCGCCTGCCCGGCCGCCGTCCCGCCGACCCGACGCCGGACACCGCCACCGTCGTGACCGCCCACGGGGCGACGGCGGTCGGCACGACGGGCAAGGGCCGGCCAACCCCCAAGCGCGCCGAGGCGCAGGGCCGCCGCTCCGGGCCGGTCCCGCCGCCGCCCACCACGCGCAAGGAGGCCTTCAAGCGGCAACGCGAGCAGCAGGCCAGCGGCCGCGGCAGCGCCCGGGAGGCCGCCGCCCGCGGTGACGACAGCGCACTGCCCGCCCGCGACCGCGGCCCGGTGCGCCGCCTGGTCCGCGACCTCGTCGACGCCCGGCGCAACGCCGGCAGCTTCTTCTTGGTCGTCGCGGCCCTGGTGCTGATCGGCTACTTCATCCCCAACCCGGCGGTGCAGGGCTACACGGTGTTCGTGTGGTTCGCCTTCTTCCTGGTGATCATCGCCGACTCCTTCGTGCTCGGCCGGCGGATCAAGCGGGTCGTCCTCGAGCGGTTCCCGAACCACAAGGAGTCGATGCGCTCGCTGATCTGGTACGGGGTGAGCCGGGCGACGATGATCCGCCGCTGGCGCTTCCCCAAGCCCCAGGTCGCGCTCGGCGCGGAGGTGTAGGACCCCTCCCCCGGGCCGGGCCGTCCGGTGCTTAGCCAGGCTGACGACTAGCGTCTCGAGCGTGCAGACACGACGCCTCGGCCGCTCCGGCCTCACCATCTCCGAGATCGCCTACGGCAACTGGCTGACCCACGGCAGCCAGGTCGAGGAGGACGCCGCGCACGCCTGCGTGCGGGCCGCCCTCGACGTGGGGATCACCACCTTCGACACCGCCGACGTCTACGCCGGCACCAAGGCCGAGTCGGTGCTCGGGCGGGCGCTCGCCGGTGAGCGCCGGGAGGGCCTGGAGGTCTTCACCAAGGTCTACTGGCCGACCGGGCCGGGCGCGAACGACCGCGGCCTGTCCCGCAAGCACATCACCGAGAGCTGCAACGCCTCGCTGAAGCGGCTGCAGACCGACTACGTCGACCTCTACCAGGCGCACCGCTACGACTCCTCGGTGCCGCTGGAGGAGACGATGACCGCCTTCGCCGACCTGGTCCGGCAGGGCAAGGTGCTCTACCTGGGCGTCTCCGAGTGGCGCGCGGAGGAGATCGCGGCCGCCGCGGAGCTGGCCCGGGAGCTGAAGGTCCAGCTGATCAGCAACCAGCCGCAGTACTCGATGCTCTGGCGGGTCATCGAGTCCGAGGTGGTGCCGACCTCCGAGAAGGAGGGCCTGTCGCAGATCGTCTGGTCGCCGCTGGCCCAGGGCGTGCTGACCGGCAAGTACCTGCCCGGGCAGCAGCCGCCGGCCGACAGCCGCGGCGGGCACGCCACCGTCGGCGGCTCGATGAAGGGCTACCTGACCGACGACGTCCTCACCCGGGTGCAGCAGCTGCGGCCGATCGCCGACGAGCTCGGGCTGTCGATGGCGCAGCTGGCGGTGGCCTGGGTGCTGCAGAACCGGAACGTCGCCGCCGCGATCATCGGAGCCAGCCGTCCCGAGCAGGTGCACGACAACGTCAAGGCGGCCGGCGTCGAGCTGCCGGCCGAGGTGATGACCCGCATCGACGAGGCGCTCGGCGACGTCGTGGAGCGCGACCCGGCCAAGACCTCCCGCGGCTGACGCAGGGCCGGTGGGCCCGGTGGCGCTACGTCGCCGCCAGGCCCATCGGGCCGTACACCCGCTCGCCGTCCTGCTGGAGGGTGACCGTGGCGATCCCGCGTTCGAGCAGGTCGCGCCAGGCCTCCCCCAGCCAGGACTCCGCGTCGCCCTGGTTGTCGCACTCGGGCACCTCCACGCCGAGCGAGGCGGGATCGACCGTCGCCCCGGTGGGGTCTTCCAGCTGCCAGGTCCAGCCCATGGGGCGAGGCTAGCGATCATCGGACCGCCGAGCAGTCCCAGGCGCGGCGATCTTGGTTTACCCGGTGCGGAGAACGGGGCATGGGAGGGTCGGCGCGCTCGCGTCGCACCCGTTCCCCCGAGCACGCGGAGGACCCATGAGCCAGCTGGTGTCCCGGTGACCGGTCCCGCCGACGGGCCGCCCGACGCAGAGGCGATCCGCGCCGACATCGAGGCCACCCGTGAGCAGCTCGGTCGCACGGTCGACGAGCTCGCCCACCGGCTGGACGTGCCCACCCGCGCCAGGGAGCGCGCGCTGCGGACCCGGGACACCGCGGTGGAGACCTACCGGGAGAACCCGCCGGTCGTGCTCGGGGCCCTCGCGGCCCTGGTCGCGGTCGCCGTGGGCATCGTCGTCTGGAGGAAGAAGCGATGAGCAAGGGCGCGAAGATCGCCTACCGCCCGATCGGGCTGATCGGGAGCCTCGTGGCCAGCTCGATCGCCGCGACCCTGTTCCAGCTGGTCTGGAAGAAGGTCGCGAGGGCCGACGACGCCCCGACCGCGATGCAGAGCGAGTACCGGCTGCGCGAGATCCTGCTGGCCTCGGCGCTCCGCGGCGCGATCGTCGCCGTCGTCAAGGCGCTCGTCAGCCGGGGGGGCGCTCGCGGTTTCACCAAGCTGACCGGCGCCTGGCCGGGCGACTGACCCCCACCCACCCCGCTCACCACCGCGAGACGAGGACCAGCACGATGGCCGACACCCAGCGACCGCAGAGTGCCGTGGAGCGAATCCAGCAGCGGGTCCAGGAGAAGGCCGCGCGACGTGCGGCCGCCCGCGCGGTCGAGGACCGGTCGGACGACCCGCTCCCCCGCGACGGCGCCACCTCGTCGACCGTGCTGGCGACCGAAGAGCGGGAGGCCGCGCGGCCGGCGCCGGAGGTGCCCAGCGAGGCCGAGCTCCCGGGCGTGCACGCGGAGAAGCCCACGCAGATCCCGGCGAGCGGCTGGAAGCAGATCGTCAAGCGGGCGTGGGCGGAGAACAGCGCCGACAACATGCCCATCATCGGGGCCGGCGTGGCGTTCTTCGCCTTCCTGGCGCTCTTCCCCGCGCTGATCGCCACGATCTCGCTGTACGGCCTGGTGGCCTCACCGGAGACCGTCGCCCGGCAGATCCAGTCGCTGTCGGACCAGCTGCCGGCGGAGGCGCAGACGCTGATCGCCGACCAGCTGACCGCCATCACCGAGAACAGCGGCGGCGCGCTCACGGTCAGCTTCATCATCTCGATCCTCGCGGCGCTGTGGAGCGCGGCAGGCGGCACGGGCAACCTGATCACCGCGGTCAACCTCGCCTACGACGAGGTGGAGACCCGCAGCTTCATCAAGCGCAAGGCCCTGGCCCTGGGGCTGACCTTCGGCGCGATCGTCTTCGTGCTGCTCACCATCACCCTGATCGCCGTCGTCCCGGCGCTGCTGGAGGCGCTGCCGCTGGGGGTCGTCGGGACGATCCTGGCCCAGGTCGTGCGTTGGGGGCTGCTGCTCGGGGTGATGGCCGGCGCGCTGTCGATCCTCTACCGGGTGGCCCCCGACCGGGACGCGCCGAAGTTCCGCTGGGTCAGCCTCGGCTCGATCGTCGTGACCCTCCTGTGGGCCCTGGTCAGCCTGCTGTTCAGCCTCTACGTCAACAACTTCGGGTCCTACGACAAGACGTACGGGGCGATCGCCGGGGTCATCGTGCTGATGCTGTGGTTGCAGCTGACCGTGTTCCTCGTCCTGCTGGGCGCGGAGATCAACTCCGAGGCCGAGCACCAGACGGCGGCGGACACCACCGAGGGCGAGCCGCAGCCGATGGGCAAGCGCGACGCCACCATGGCCGACGAGCTCCCCGACCCGCCGACCCCGACCAAGGAGTCCAAGCAGAAGGCTTGAGGCCTTGCCGGCCCCCTGCAGGGTCCCGCCGAGCTAGCGAGTGGCGGGGGGCAGGGGGTCCTTCGTGTGCGAGGGCACGAACGGCGGCCGGCGGACGACGACCGGCTGCGGCCGCCCGCGGACGTCGACGGCGACCTCGGCCCCCTCGCCGAGGCCGGCCGCGGTGTCCAGCAGCGCCAGCGCGATGCCGGTGCGCAGCGTCGGCGAGAACGTCCCGCTGGTGACCTCGCCGACCACCGCACCGTCGGCGGCCAGCACGCTCATGCCGGGGCGCGGGATGCCCCGGCCGGGTGCCTGCAGGCCCCACAGCTGCCTCGCCGGGCCGGCCACCTTCTCCGCCACCAGCGCCTCGCGGCCCCAGAAGCCGCTCTTCTGCCAGCCCACCGCCCAGCCGGAGCGGGCCTGGTTGGGGGTGATGTCGAGGGACAGCTCGTGGCCGTGCAGCGGGTAGCCCATCTCGGTGCGCAGCGTGTCCCGGGCGCCGAGGCCGCACGGCCGGATCTGCTCGGGTCCACCGGCCGCGAGCAGCGCGTCCCAGAGCCGGCCCGCCCGGTCGGCGGCGACCAGCAGCTCGTAGCCGTGCTCGCCGGTGTAGCCGGTGCGGCAGACGGTGACCTCGTCGCCGGCCGAGCCGGGCGTCTCGGCGAAGGCCATGTAGTCCAGCTCCCCGGGCAGCCCGACGGCGGCGAGCACCTCCGCCGACCGGGGACCCTGCAGCGCCAGGACGGCGACCTCGGTGTGCCGGTCGGTGACCGATACCCCGGCCGGTGCGCCGGCGGTGAGCCGGGCCAGGACGGCGGCGGCGTTGGCGGCGTTGGGCACGAGCAGGACGTCGTCCGGGCCGTGCAGGTAGACGATCAGGTCGTCCACCACGCCGCCGGCCCCGGGCTCGCCGTCGGGGACGCAGCACAGCGTGTACTGCGCCTGCCCCGGGCCGATCCGGGCCAGGTCGTTGGTCAGGCAGGCGTTCACGTACTCCGCCGCCCCGGGGCCCCGGACCGTCGCCGTCCCGAGGTGGGAGACGTCGAACAGGCCGACCCCCTCGCGGACCGCGGTGTGCTCGGCGAGCACTCCCCCGCCGGCGTACTCGATCGGCATGGACCACCCGCCGAAGTCGGCGAACTTGGCCCCGGCGGCCTCGTGGCGGTCGTGCAGCGGGGAGATCAGCGGGCTCACGGGAGGACACGCTATCGGCCCCCTTGCAGGGTCCCGGGCCGAGCTTACGAGGTCCGGGGGGCAAGGGGGCCCTTTGTCTAGGATCACCGCGTGCCGCCGACGATCTCCGCCACCGACCGCCCGCTCGAGAAGCTCTCCGCCGACGCCGTCGTCGTCGGCGTGGGCAAGGGACCCGACGGGCTGCTCAGCACCCCGGGTGCCGACGCGGTCGACCGGCTGCTCGGCGGGCGGCTGCTGGCGGCGCTGGCCGACCTCGGCGCCAAGGGCGGCGAGGACGAGGTCACCCGGCTGCCCACCTTCGGCCAGGGGCCCTTCCCGGTGGTCGCGGTCGCCGGCCTCGGCGCTCCGCTGCCCGACGGCGGGTACGCGCCGGAGGCGGTGCGCCGCGCCGCGGGGGCCGCCAGCCGGGCGCTCACCGGGCGCAGCGCGGTCGTCACCCTGCTCGCGGCGGTCGGCGGGGCGCCGGACGCCGAGCGGCTGCACGCGGTCGGCGAGGGCGCGCTGCTGGGCGCCTACGAGTTCACCGCCTACAAGTCCGACCTCCCCGCGGGGCGGCCCACCCCGCCGGCGTCCTATCAGCTCGTCGTTCCCGACACCGGCGCCGCGAAGGCGCCGCTGGCCCGGATCCGGGCCGTCGCGGACGCCGTCACCCTGGTGCGCGACCTGGTCAACACGCCGCCGAACGACCTGTACCCGGCCGAGCTCGCCGCGCGCGGTGCGGCCGCCGGCAAGAAGGCGGGCCTGTCGGTCGAGGTGCTCGACGAGAAGGCGCTGGCCGCGGGCGGCTACGGCGGCATCCTGGCCGTCGGTGCCGGCTCGGCCCGCCCGCCGCGGCTGCTGCGCCTGGAGTACCGGGGCAAGAAGGCCCGGACGAGCGTCGCGCTGGTCGGGAAGGGCATCACCTTCGACAGCGGCGGCATCTCGATCAAGCCGGCCGCCGGCATGGCGGACATGAAGAGCGACATGGCCGGGGCCGCGGCGGTCATCGCGACCGTCTGCCTGGTCGCCGAGCTCGGCCTCCCGGTCGACGTCACCGCCACGGTGCCGATCGCGGAGAACCTGCCCAGCGGGACCGCGTACCGCCCGGCCGACGTGGTGACCTTCCGCAACGGCAAGAAGTCCGAGATCACCAACACCGACGCGGAGGGCCGCGTGGTGCTCGCCGACGCGATCACCCGCGCGCTGGAGGACTCCCCCGCGCACCTGCTGGAGACCTCCACGCTCACCGGCGCGCAGCTGGTGGCGCTCGGCACCCGGACCTCGGGGGTGATGGGCAGCGAGGAGCTGCGGGACACGGTCGTGACGGCCAGCCGCCGCAGCGGCGAGCCGATGTGGGCCATGCCGCTGCCGCCGGAGCTCCGCCGCAGCCTGGACTCCAGCACCGCGGACTTCACCAACTCCGGCTCGGACCGCTCCGGCGGCATGCTCGTCGCCGGGCACTTCCTCGCCGAGTTCATCCCCGCCGGCCAGCAGTGGGCGCACATCGACGTCGCCGGGCCGGCCTACAACACCGGGGCTCCGTGGGGCTACACCCCCAAGGGCGGCACCGGCGTGCCGGTGCGCACCCTGCTGGCGACGATCGAGGACCTCATCGCCGCGCAGTGACCTGCGGGACGGCCGCCGTCCGGGCCGTCAGGAGGTGGTGGGCGGACGCCGGCCGTCCTGCTTCTGCCGCGCGGTCCAGTCCCGCATGCGCTGCGGGTACCCGGTGACCTGCGCGTCGTAGACCGGCACCGCGAGGTCCCGGGACAGCCGTCGCGCGACCTCAGGGCCGTCGATGCGCCGGCGGGTCCACTCCCCGTCCGCCGCGACCAGCAGGATCGTCGTCTCGGTGACCGCGGTCCGCGGCTCGACGAACCCCTCGACCCCGCGCCGGGTGGCCACGAACTGCTCCAGGTGGGCGAGGTCGGCGGACCCCGAGGCGCGGTCGAGCGTGCCCCGGCGGTCGCGGCCCCGGCCCGCTCCGGCGCCTCGGCCGCGCAGCCGGTCGAACAAGCCCATGTCCCGCTCCCGTCCCCGGGGTCGCGACCTGCTGCGCGACGCTCCAGCGACAGCAACGGTGCATGCGAACGCGCCGTTCCCGGGAGTGGCAGGATGGGCAGGCGCAGGATCGCCGCGCCCGGGCACCTCCGGGCCACCCAGCACTTGAGGAGCACTCGTGAGCGCACCGACCACCCCCGCTGACCTGGTCATCCTCGGTGGTGGCTCCGGTGGCTACGCCGCTGCGCTGCGCGCCGCTGAGCTCGGCATGTCCGTCGTCCTCATCGAGAAGGACAAGGTCGGCGGCACCTGCCTGCACCGGGGCTGCATCCCGACCAAGGCGCTGCTGCACACCGCGGAGGTCGCCGACAACGCCCGCGAGGGCGAGCAGTTCGGCGTCAAGTCGACCCTGTCGGGCATCGACATGGACGGGGTGAACGCCTACAAGGACGGCGTCGTCTCGAAGAACTTCAAGGGCCTGACCGGGCTGATCAAGAGCCGCGGCATCACCATCGTCGAGGGCGAGGGCCGGCTGGTCTCCCCGACCGCCGTGCAGGTCGGCGACCAGACCTACGAGGGCCGGCACGTCCTGCTGGCCACCGGCTCCTACGCCCGCTCGCTGCCGGGCATCGAGATCGACGGCACCCGGGTCATCACCAGCGACCACGCGCTGCAGCTGGACCGCGTGCCCAGTTCGGCGATCATCCTCGGCGGCGGGGTCATCGGCTGCGAGTTCGCCAGCGCCTGGAAGTCCTTCGGCGTCGACGTGACCATCGTCGAGGGCCTGCCGCACCTGGTGCCGCTGGAGGACGAGTCGTCCTCGAAGCTGCTGGAGCGCGCCTTCCGCCGCCGCAAGATCGACTTCTCGCTGGGCAGCCTGGTCTCCAGCGTCCAGACCACCGCCGACGGGGTGAAGGTCAGCCTGCAGAACGGCAAGGAGTTCGAGGCCGAGCTGGTGCTGGTGGCCGTCGGCCGCGGTCCGGTCAGCCAGGGCCTGGGCTACGAGGAGGCCGGGGTCGCCATGGAGCGCGGGTTCGTCCTCGTCGACGAGTACATGCAGACCAACGTGCCGACCATTTCCGCCGTCGGCGACCTGGTGCCGACCCTGCAGCTGGCCCACGTGGGCTTCGGCGAGGGCATCCTGGTCGCCGAGCGGCTCGCCGGGCTGCCGGTCGTGCCGATCGACTACGCCGGCGTCCCGCGGGTCACCTACTCCGAGCCCGAGGTCGCCTCGGTGGGTCTGACCGAGGCCCAGGCCAAGGAGCGGTACGGCGAGGTCGAGATCGCCACCTACGACCTGGCCGGCAACGGCCGGGCCGCCATCCTGAAGACCGCCGGCGCCGTGAAGCTCATCCGGGCCAAGGACGGTGCCGTGGTCGGCGTGCACATGGTGGGCAGCCGGGTCGGCGACCTCATCGCCGAGGCGCAGCTCGTCTACAACTGGGAGGCGCTGCCCGAGGAGGTCGCGCAGCTCATCCACCCGCACCCGACGCTCAGCGAGGCCCTCGGCGAGGCTGCGCTGGTCCTGGCCGGCAAGCCGCTGCACGCCCACACCTGATCCCCACGCACCACCCGCACGACCCCCTGCAGCACCACCACGACCTGAGGAGACCTGCCTTCGATGCCGACGTCCGTCACCATGCCCGCCCTGGGCGAGAGCGTCACCGAGGGCACGGTCACCCGCTGGCTGAAGCAGGAGGGTGACCAGGTCGAGGTCGACGAGCCACTCCTCGAGGTGTCCACGGACAAGGTGGACACCGAGATCCCGTCCCCGGCCGCCGGCGTCCTGTCGAAGATCGTCGTCGCCGAGGACGAGACCGTGGAGGTCGGTGCGGAGCTGGCCGTGATCGGCGGCGACGCCGGTGGCGACGGTGGCGCCCCGGCTCAGGAGGCCCCTGCCCAGGAGGAGCCCGCGCAGGAGGCACCCGCCCAGGAGGAGCCGACTCAGCACGCACCTGCCCAGGAGGAGCCGGCGCAGGAGACACCTGCCCAGGAGGAGCCCGCACCGGCCGCGCCGTCCGGCGGCTCGCCGGGTGGCGGTGAGGGCACCAAGGTCACCATGCCGGCGCTGGGCGAGAGCGTCACCGAGGGCACGGTCACCCGCTGGCTGAAGGCCGTCGGTGACGAGGTCGCGGCCGACGAGCCGCTGCTCGAGGTCTCGACGGACAAGGTCGACACCGAGATCCCCTCCCCGGTGTCGGGCACGCTGCTGTCGATCACCGTCAACGAGGACGAGACCGTCGACGTCGGTGCGGAGCTCGCGGTCATCGGTGCCGCCGGGGCCGCGCCCGCCTCGGCCCCCGCACCGTCCACCCCTGCGCCGCCGGCCGACGAGCCGCAGCAGTCGGCCCCGGAGACCGAGGCGCCCGCGCCCGTCGCGCAGGAGGCCCAGCCGACCCCGGTGAAGGCCACCACCGACACCGGCCAGCCCGGTGCGGACTACGGCTCCAGCGGTGCCATGCCGACCCAGTCCCCCACCGACCAGCCCTCGCCGGCCGAGGCCGTGGCGCCGGCGAGCCCGCCGGCGACCGCGCCCGCAGGCGCTGCCGCTTACGTGACCCCGCTCGTGCGCCGGCTCGCCGCCGACAACGGGGTGGACCTGGCGACGGTCGAGGGCACCGGGGTGGGCGGACGCATCCGCAAGCAGGACGTGCTGGCCGCCGCCGAGAAGGCCGCCCAGCCCGCCCCCGCTGCGGCCGCCGCCCCGGCTGCTGCCGCGACGTCGGGTCAGCCCACGCCGTCGCCGGCCGCCACGCCGGACAGCTCGCTGCGCGGCCGCACCGAGAAGATGTCGCGGCTGCGCACGGTCATCGCGAAGCGGATGGTCGAGTCCCTGGAGATCAGCGCCCAGCTGACGACCGTGGTCGAGGCCGACGTCACCCGGATCGCCAACCTGCGCAACCAGGTGAAGAACGACTTCGCCGCCCGCGAGGGCGTCAAGCTCTCGTTCCTGCCGTTCTTCGCCAAGGCGGCCGTCGAGGCGCTCAAGGCCCACCCCGCGGTGAACTCCTCGGTGGACATGGCCGCGGGCACGGTCACCTACCACGACAGCGAGAACCTGGGCATCGCCGTCGACACCGAGCGCGGTCTGCTCGTCCCGGTGATCAGGGGTGCCGGGGACCTCAGCCTGGCCGGCATCGCCCGGAAGATCGGCGACCTCGCGGAGCGGACCCGCGCCAACAAGGTCACCCCCGACGAGCTGGGCGGCGGGACGTTCACGCTGACCAACACCGGCAGCCGGGGCGCGCTGTTCGACACCCCGATCATCAACCAGCCGCAGGTCGCGATCCTGGGCGTCGGCTCGGTCGTGAAGCGGCCGGTCGTCGTGCAGGACCCGGAGCTGGGTGAGGTCATCGCCGTCCGGTCGATGGTCTACCTGGCGCTGACCTACGACCACCGGATCGTCGACGGCGCCGACGCCGCCCGCTTCCTCACCACGGTGCGGGAGCGGCTGGAGGCCGGTCAGTTCCACGGAGAGCTCGGCCTGTCCTGATCGTCCGACGAAGGGCCCCGGCGTCCGCCGGGGCCCTTCGTGGTCTGCACCGCCCGACGGTGCGCCTCCGGCGCCCGCACCTCGACCCTGGGAGCCCACGTTGAAGGTCGCCGTCACCGGGTCGTCCGGCCTGATCGGACCGGAGCTCGTGCGCACCCTGCAGGCCGACGGCCACGACGTGCTGCGGCTGGTCCGCCGGACGCCGCGGACGGCCGACGAGCACCGCTGGGAACCGGCCCTGCACCGCATCCCGCCGGGCCTGCTCGACGACGTCGACGCGGTGGTCAACCTGGCCGGCGTCGGGGTCGCCGACCGCCCGTGGACGACCAAGCGCAAGCAGCTCGTCCTGGCCAGCCGGGTGGACAGCACCACGACGGTCAGCCGTGCCCTGGCCCAGGCCGCGGCCGACCACCCCGGCCGCGAGCGCGTCCTGCTGTCCGCCTCGGCGGTCGGCTGGTACGGCGACACCGGTGACCGGGTCGTCGACGAGACGGCGCCGGCCGGCGACGACTTCCTGGCCCGGGTGTGCGTCGAGTGGGAGGCGGCCACCGGCCCGGCCGTGGCGGCCGGCGTGCGGGTCGCGACGCTGCGCACCGGCCTCGTGCTCGGCCGCGGTGGGCTGCTGGGCAAGATGCTGCCGCTGTTCCGGGCCGGGCTGGGCGGCAAGCTGGGCAACGGCCGGCAGTACATGCCCTGGATCAGCCTGCGGGACGAGGTGGACGCGATCCGCTTCCTGCTCACCGCACCGGTCGCCGGCCCGGTGAACCTGACCGGGCCCGCACCGGTCACCAACGCGGAGTTCACCGCCGCGCTCGCCGGGGTGGTGCACCGACCGGCGGTGCTGACCGTCCCCGGACCGGCGCTGCGCCTGGCGCTGGGCGAGCTGGGCCGGGTGGGCGTGCTCGCCGGGCAGCGCGCGGTGCCGGCCGTGCTGGAGACGGCCGGGTTCTCACACACCCACCCGGACCTGGTGTCGGCGCTGGAGGCCGCAGTGCGCCCGTGAGGGCTCACGGTTCCACCCGGGCATCGCTGATCCGCCAGCCGGCGGACGTCGTCTGTACGACCAGCCGCACCTCGGTCGCCCCGCGCGCGGGCACCTCGGTGGCGGCCGGTCCGCCGGTGCCGGTGGGCTCCACGCGGTAGCCCGGCAGCTCGTCGACCAGCCGGAGCTCGACCCCGCCGTCGGCGCCGCCGGTGCCGGCGCTGACCTGGTCCAGTCGCAGGACCCGGGGGGCGAAGCCGCGCAGCGCCCGGTCCTGGTCCCGCAGCGCCAGCAGGGCCGCGGTGTCCCGGTCCAGCAGTGCGCTGCCCGGCACGTACACCGCGGCGAGGAGCGTCGCGTCGCCGGTGGTGAAGGCCGTCGCACGCCGGGCGTACAGCTCGTCGAGGACCGCAGCCCACCCCGCGTCGTCGGCCGGCCGCACGGTCCGGTCGGCGACGGGCACGTCGGCCGGCGCCGGGGCAGGCCGCGGCGCGCTGGTGCCCGCGGGTGCCGGCGGTGGCGGTTGGTCGGATGGCGCGGAGGGTGGCGCGGCGGACCCCGCGCCCGCAGCGACTCGCTCGGAGCTCTCCGCCGCCGGTACCGGCTCGCCGGCGCCGCCCCAGCTCACGCCCGCCCACGCCGCACCGGCGAGGCAGGCGGCGA comes from the Modestobacter italicus genome and includes:
- a CDS encoding DUF4235 domain-containing protein: MSKGAKIAYRPIGLIGSLVASSIAATLFQLVWKKVARADDAPTAMQSEYRLREILLASALRGAIVAVVKALVSRGGARGFTKLTGAWPGD
- a CDS encoding DUF3618 domain-containing protein → MTGPADGPPDAEAIRADIEATREQLGRTVDELAHRLDVPTRARERALRTRDTAVETYRENPPVVLGALAALVAVAVGIVVWRKKR
- a CDS encoding YihY/virulence factor BrkB family protein → MADTQRPQSAVERIQQRVQEKAARRAAARAVEDRSDDPLPRDGATSSTVLATEEREAARPAPEVPSEAELPGVHAEKPTQIPASGWKQIVKRAWAENSADNMPIIGAGVAFFAFLALFPALIATISLYGLVASPETVARQIQSLSDQLPAEAQTLIADQLTAITENSGGALTVSFIISILAALWSAAGGTGNLITAVNLAYDEVETRSFIKRKALALGLTFGAIVFVLLTITLIAVVPALLEALPLGVVGTILAQVVRWGLLLGVMAGALSILYRVAPDRDAPKFRWVSLGSIVVTLLWALVSLLFSLYVNNFGSYDKTYGAIAGVIVLMLWLQLTVFLVLLGAEINSEAEHQTAADTTEGEPQPMGKRDATMADELPDPPTPTKESKQKA
- the gcvT gene encoding glycine cleavage system aminomethyltransferase GcvT, whose amino-acid sequence is MSPLISPLHDRHEAAGAKFADFGGWSMPIEYAGGGVLAEHTAVREGVGLFDVSHLGTATVRGPGAAEYVNACLTNDLARIGPGQAQYTLCCVPDGEPGAGGVVDDLIVYLHGPDDVLLVPNAANAAAVLARLTAGAPAGVSVTDRHTEVAVLALQGPRSAEVLAAVGLPGELDYMAFAETPGSAGDEVTVCRTGYTGEHGYELLVAADRAGRLWDALLAAGGPEQIRPCGLGARDTLRTEMGYPLHGHELSLDITPNQARSGWAVGWQKSGFWGREALVAEKVAGPARQLWGLQAPGRGIPRPGMSVLAADGAVVGEVTSGTFSPTLRTGIALALLDTAAGLGEGAEVAVDVRGRPQPVVVRRPPFVPSHTKDPLPPATR
- a CDS encoding HesB/IscA family protein, coding for MTVQDTQAPGATGVILSDPAASKVKTLLEQEGRDDLRLRIAVQPGGCSGLRYQLFFDERFLDGDQTYEFGGVEVIVDRMSGPYLGGATIDFVDTIEKQGFTIDNPNAGGSCACGDSFH
- a CDS encoding DUF3043 domain-containing protein, whose protein sequence is MKLRLPGRRPADPTPDTATVVTAHGATAVGTTGKGRPTPKRAEAQGRRSGPVPPPPTTRKEAFKRQREQQASGRGSAREAAARGDDSALPARDRGPVRRLVRDLVDARRNAGSFFLVVAALVLIGYFIPNPAVQGYTVFVWFAFFLVIIADSFVLGRRIKRVVLERFPNHKESMRSLIWYGVSRATMIRRWRFPKPQVALGAEV
- a CDS encoding aldo/keto reductase family protein, which encodes MQTRRLGRSGLTISEIAYGNWLTHGSQVEEDAAHACVRAALDVGITTFDTADVYAGTKAESVLGRALAGERREGLEVFTKVYWPTGPGANDRGLSRKHITESCNASLKRLQTDYVDLYQAHRYDSSVPLEETMTAFADLVRQGKVLYLGVSEWRAEEIAAAAELARELKVQLISNQPQYSMLWRVIESEVVPTSEKEGLSQIVWSPLAQGVLTGKYLPGQQPPADSRGGHATVGGSMKGYLTDDVLTRVQQLRPIADELGLSMAQLAVAWVLQNRNVAAAIIGASRPEQVHDNVKAAGVELPAEVMTRIDEALGDVVERDPAKTSRG